GCTAAAATACCACTTGAACTCGTCCAATGTGCATCACTTACTTGATAAATTTGTCCATTTTTTACTACTTCTAAATTCTGCCATAAAGGATGATTTAACCACTTTTCTTCCGATGCTTTTCCTTTTTCTCCTTGAGAACTATCTGTAAAATAAAATAAGTAATCTGCATCCAATAAAGGGATATTTTCGATCGCAATTTCGTCAGCAAAATCTTTTTTTTGTTGAGCAGGAGGGCGCTTTAATCCCAATTCTGCGACAATTTGCCCGGGAAATGATTGTTCATAGTAAAGACGGGTATTTCCTGCAATAAAACGCACTAAAGATACGGTGGGAGGATTATCTCCTAATTTCTCTTTGAATGTGGCTACTTTCTGCCCCCATTCCTGTAAAAGTTTTTCCGCTTCTGCTTCTTTGTTAACGGCTTGGGCATAGAGTTTTAAATTATCTTTCCATGTTACTCCAATAGTCTCCGAAAATACCGTAGGTGCGATCGCACTTAATTGGGGATATAATTGTTCTTGGCGCACCTTACTACCGATAATTAAATCAGGTTTGAGGGAAACGATTAACTCTAAATTAGGCTTAAATTCATCCCCAATCACCATAACATCGGTCATTTTATTTTCAATGTAATCATAAAAGGGATCTCCCTGCCAAGATTTTACTGCACCTATGGGCTTAACTCCCAATGCTAATAATATATCTGTACCTTCATTAGTGAGAATTATAACCCGTTGAGGATTTTCTACAACTTGGGTTACACCCATACTATGAGAGATAGACCTCATCTTTTCATCTTGGTTAATAGATGTTTTTTCGGATGACATCGTTACCGTTAAATCTTCGGTGGGGCTATAGTTACATCCAGTGAAAGTGAGAGAAAAGAAAATAATTGTT
This is a stretch of genomic DNA from Cyanobacterium aponinum PCC 10605. It encodes these proteins:
- a CDS encoding ABC transporter substrate-binding protein is translated as MKYLFFYLTIIFFSLTFTGCNYSPTEDLTVTMSSEKTSINQDEKMRSISHSMGVTQVVENPQRVIILTNEGTDILLALGVKPIGAVKSWQGDPFYDYIENKMTDVMVIGDEFKPNLELIVSLKPDLIIGSKVRQEQLYPQLSAIAPTVFSETIGVTWKDNLKLYAQAVNKEAEAEKLLQEWGQKVATFKEKLGDNPPTVSLVRFIAGNTRLYYEQSFPGQIVAELGLKRPPAQQKKDFADEIAIENIPLLDADYLFYFTDSSQGEKGKASEEKWLNHPLWQNLEVVKNGQIYQVSDAHWTSSSGILAAHKILDDLDNFIFKKME